One genomic segment of Virgibacillus doumboii includes these proteins:
- a CDS encoding endolytic transglycosylase MltG, which produces MKQPVRSFALGLLTAGIILFITFYFTNDSEEEKENMSIKDMIASVESEGYHVLTDSEYMSVSMQSDKNENTNEEDNPGSQKEQEKSADDNNQKKDKKSEENTDSQKKDPTSEKEDIITYTLTVESGMSSIKISNILMDNGIVDDAENFNRYLEDQGYSTKVQLGEYEVTSKMSHYDIATLITR; this is translated from the coding sequence ATGAAACAACCAGTTCGCTCATTCGCACTTGGCCTCCTGACTGCTGGAATTATCTTATTTATAACATTTTATTTCACAAATGATTCAGAAGAGGAAAAAGAAAATATGTCAATTAAGGACATGATTGCAAGTGTTGAAAGTGAAGGATACCATGTTTTAACTGATTCGGAATATATGTCTGTTTCGATGCAATCGGATAAGAACGAAAATACAAATGAAGAAGACAATCCTGGTTCACAGAAAGAGCAGGAAAAGTCTGCTGATGACAATAATCAGAAGAAGGATAAAAAATCCGAGGAAAATACTGATTCACAGAAAAAAGACCCCACTTCTGAGAAAGAGGATATTATTACATACACCCTCACAGTGGAATCAGGAATGTCATCCATAAAGATCAGTAATATTTTGATGGATAATGGTATTGTCGATGATGCTGAAAACTTTAACCGGTATCTTGAAGATCAGGGTTACAGTACAAAAGTTCAGCTTGGCGAATACGAAGTGACAAGTAAGATGAGCCATTATGACATCGCAACCCTTATAACCAGGTAA
- the pstC gene encoding phosphate ABC transporter permease subunit PstC translates to MKQKKSNRFLLRFSEKTAPAFFLLCAIISVLTTVGIVVTLLVETIAFFNRVSFIDFITGTEWWPFGENPTFGILPLISGTLLITVVAMIVAIPIGLASAIYLSEFASPRIRKIVKPVLEVLAGIPTIVYGFFALTFVTPLLQQFIPTLPIFNALSPGIIVGVMIIPMIASLSEDAMSSVPNAMREGALAMGSTRFEVALKVVVPAAFSGIIASFVLGISRAIGETMIVAVAAGATPKLTLDVTESIQTMTGYIVQVSLGDASYGSTTYYSIYAVGMTLFVFTLIMNLLSQYISRRFKEEY, encoded by the coding sequence ATGAAACAAAAGAAGTCGAATCGATTCTTGCTTCGATTTTCAGAAAAAACAGCACCGGCATTTTTCCTGCTGTGTGCAATCATATCTGTACTGACGACAGTAGGTATCGTCGTCACATTATTAGTGGAAACCATAGCATTTTTCAATCGAGTTTCATTTATTGACTTTATAACAGGTACTGAATGGTGGCCATTTGGTGAAAATCCGACATTCGGTATTCTTCCGCTAATTTCCGGGACATTATTGATTACAGTTGTTGCAATGATTGTAGCAATACCGATTGGATTAGCTTCAGCAATTTATTTAAGTGAATTTGCATCACCTAGAATACGTAAGATTGTAAAACCTGTTTTGGAGGTGTTGGCAGGTATACCGACAATAGTCTATGGTTTTTTTGCTTTGACTTTTGTTACACCTTTACTTCAACAATTTATCCCCACCCTTCCAATTTTCAATGCGCTGAGTCCGGGAATTATTGTGGGAGTAATGATTATTCCTATGATTGCTTCCCTTTCGGAGGATGCGATGAGTTCTGTTCCCAATGCAATGAGGGAAGGTGCTTTGGCAATGGGTTCAACCAGGTTTGAAGTGGCACTTAAAGTAGTTGTTCCAGCGGCGTTTTCCGGAATTATTGCTTCGTTTGTGTTGGGAATTTCCCGAGCGATAGGTGAGACGATGATTGTAGCAGTGGCAGCCGGGGCAACACCAAAGCTCACGTTGGACGTCACAGAATCGATTCAGACAATGACCGGATATATTGTACAGGTAAGTTTGGGTGATGCATCTTACGGGTCCACTACTTACTACAGCATATATGCAGTCGGTATGACGTTATTTGTCTTTACATTGATCATGAATCTGCTGTCGCAATATATTTCCAGGCGTTTCAAGGAGGAATACTAG
- a CDS encoding peptidoglycan D,D-transpeptidase FtsI family protein: MVEKKKKKRKAQLPFRLNILFFIVFLLFSVLILQLGVVQILNGEEFQAEINRTDKDYTEKPVPRGKIYDRNHNLIVDNNPQYSITYTPAKGTQAKERLDVAEKLSEYISMDPGKDGDYNVTERNKKEYWYLKNTEEAKDRLTAKEIEEMETSEEYSTILERIKKEEIDNFTDHQLEVMAIKKEMDKAMTLTPQVIKSEDVSPKEFARVAEHLSVLDGVNATTDWDREKTYEDTFSNFIGTITSESQGILAEKEEYYLTRGYKRNDRVGRSGMEEQYESVLRGRKEKIEYTTNKNGKVIDSEVVVEGQRGKDLVLTVDMELQKELNKILRRELKTAIEKFPYQNQHMKDAMAVVMNPQTGEILAAAGQHYDRKNDEFQNAGLKTLYAAHEPGSSVKGATVLAGYESGVIEPGQSFVDAPINIKSTPEKSSYRNLGIVDDLDALRLSSNVYMFYIAMRMGGDFNYQPNQPLNFDVAAFQEMRNYYSQFGLGVPTGVDFPYESVGFEGDDPLAGNLLDLAIGQYDTYTTMQLAQYVSTIANDGYRVRPHFLKQIRMPVPHEEGLGPVFRSYETEFLNRLEMDKHLIERVQEGFRQVFQEPGGTAEYYFGNKPYEAAGKTGTAQKAVYKKGVKYDTQNLTLVGYAPYDNPEVAFAVVVPHTGIVNGQHPINHKIGQGILDTYFELKKERGQSSQDSE, translated from the coding sequence ATGGTTGAAAAAAAGAAGAAAAAGAGAAAAGCTCAACTTCCCTTTCGCTTGAATATACTTTTCTTTATAGTCTTTTTGTTGTTTTCGGTTCTGATTCTCCAGTTAGGTGTCGTCCAAATATTGAATGGGGAAGAATTTCAGGCGGAAATCAATCGGACAGATAAAGATTATACAGAAAAGCCGGTACCACGGGGGAAAATTTATGATCGGAATCATAATCTGATTGTTGATAATAACCCGCAGTATTCCATTACCTACACACCGGCAAAAGGGACACAGGCGAAAGAAAGGCTTGATGTAGCGGAGAAGCTGTCTGAATATATTTCAATGGATCCTGGAAAAGACGGAGATTACAATGTCACAGAACGTAATAAAAAAGAGTATTGGTATTTAAAAAATACGGAAGAAGCTAAGGATCGTCTAACCGCCAAAGAGATTGAAGAGATGGAAACAAGTGAAGAATACAGTACGATTCTTGAACGTATCAAAAAAGAAGAAATTGATAATTTTACTGATCACCAGCTTGAGGTAATGGCTATTAAAAAAGAAATGGATAAAGCAATGACATTAACACCACAAGTTATTAAAAGCGAAGACGTAAGCCCTAAGGAATTTGCGCGGGTAGCTGAACACTTGAGTGTATTAGATGGGGTTAATGCAACTACCGATTGGGATCGTGAAAAAACGTATGAAGATACATTCAGTAATTTTATCGGAACAATTACCTCGGAATCACAGGGGATTTTGGCTGAAAAAGAGGAATATTATTTAACCAGAGGCTATAAACGAAATGACCGTGTTGGCAGAAGCGGAATGGAAGAGCAATATGAATCCGTTTTACGGGGCCGCAAGGAAAAAATTGAATATACCACGAATAAAAACGGTAAGGTAATTGACTCGGAAGTAGTAGTCGAAGGTCAGCGTGGTAAAGATTTAGTTCTGACAGTTGATATGGAACTTCAAAAAGAGCTGAATAAAATATTGCGCAGGGAATTAAAGACTGCCATTGAAAAATTTCCATATCAAAACCAACACATGAAAGATGCAATGGCAGTGGTAATGAACCCGCAAACTGGTGAAATATTGGCTGCGGCAGGACAGCACTATGACCGGAAGAATGATGAATTTCAAAACGCCGGTCTTAAAACCCTTTATGCTGCTCATGAACCGGGGTCTTCGGTCAAGGGTGCGACTGTTCTTGCTGGGTATGAATCAGGGGTTATCGAACCCGGTCAAAGCTTTGTTGATGCGCCGATTAATATTAAAAGTACACCTGAAAAAAGTTCATATCGGAATTTGGGCATAGTAGACGATCTTGATGCATTGAGATTGTCATCCAACGTTTACATGTTTTATATTGCGATGCGCATGGGTGGCGATTTCAATTATCAGCCGAATCAGCCGTTAAACTTTGATGTTGCTGCATTCCAGGAAATGCGTAACTATTACAGTCAGTTTGGCCTTGGTGTACCAACAGGTGTCGATTTCCCATACGAATCAGTTGGTTTTGAAGGTGATGACCCGCTTGCAGGTAACCTGCTTGACTTAGCTATTGGACAGTATGACACGTATACAACGATGCAACTGGCACAATATGTATCAACCATTGCCAACGATGGATACCGTGTCCGCCCGCATTTTCTGAAACAAATCAGAATGCCGGTACCGCATGAAGAAGGGCTTGGTCCGGTATTTAGAAGCTACGAGACCGAATTCCTGAACCGGCTCGAAATGGATAAGCATCTAATCGAGCGCGTACAGGAAGGCTTCCGTCAGGTATTTCAGGAACCGGGTGGAACTGCTGAGTATTATTTTGGAAACAAACCATATGAAGCTGCCGGAAAAACCGGTACTGCTCAAAAAGCAGTTTATAAAAAAGGTGTAAAATATGATACGCAAAATTTGACGTTAGTTGGTTATGCACCGTACGACAATCCTGAGGTGGCATTTGCTGTCGTTGTACCACATACAGGAATTGTTAATGGTCAGCATCCAATCAACCATAAAATCGGGCAGGGAATTTTGGATACGTACTTTGAATTAAAAAAGGAAAGAGGCCAATCCTCACAAGATAGCGAATAA
- the pstB gene encoding phosphate ABC transporter ATP-binding protein PstB — protein MQTATENNSTPITTEVRPENDNSKSIYSVQNFNLWYGEDQALYDVQLEIPTNKITAIIGPSGCGKSTFIKALNRMVELVPSVKMSGTIKYGDDDIFSPKYKVEELRTNVGMVFQNPNPFPKSIFENVAYGPKTHGIKNKKILDEIVEKSLKGAALWDEVKDRLNENAFGLSGGQQQRLCIARCLAIEPDVILMDEPTSALDPISTAKVEELVQNLKEDYSIIIVTHNMQQAARISDKTAFFLNGEVVEYSNTDKLFSNPDDKRTEDYITGRFG, from the coding sequence ATGCAAACTGCAACAGAGAATAATAGTACACCAATAACAACTGAGGTTAGACCGGAAAATGATAATTCCAAATCAATATATTCTGTTCAGAATTTCAATCTATGGTATGGCGAAGATCAGGCACTGTACGATGTTCAATTGGAGATTCCAACGAATAAAATAACAGCGATTATCGGCCCATCCGGATGTGGTAAATCGACATTCATTAAAGCACTTAACCGTATGGTGGAATTAGTCCCGTCCGTGAAAATGAGCGGAACAATCAAGTATGGTGATGATGATATTTTCAGTCCCAAATATAAAGTAGAAGAATTACGAACAAACGTTGGAATGGTTTTTCAAAATCCGAATCCATTTCCTAAATCTATTTTTGAAAATGTAGCCTATGGTCCAAAGACTCATGGGATTAAAAATAAAAAGATACTTGATGAAATAGTTGAAAAAAGCCTTAAAGGTGCAGCACTATGGGATGAAGTGAAAGATCGTCTTAATGAAAATGCTTTTGGGTTGTCAGGTGGCCAGCAACAAAGACTTTGTATTGCAAGGTGTTTGGCAATTGAGCCGGATGTCATTTTGATGGATGAACCTACATCTGCACTGGATCCCATTTCAACGGCTAAAGTAGAAGAACTGGTACAAAATTTAAAGGAAGACTACAGTATCATTATTGTTACGCACAATATGCAGCAGGCTGCGAGAATCTCAGATAAAACTGCTTTTTTTCTGAATGGGGAAGTAGTTGAGTACAGCAACACAGATAAACTTTTCTCAAATCCTGATGATAAGCGTACAGAGGATTATATTACTGGACGTTTCGGATAA
- a CDS encoding MFS transporter: MHKSLQFLAGKVDINRDLIFLLIIGGLYSLGIFLSNTFVNIYLWKQSGDYVTIAMYNLGVYLFQPATFILAGKIAKKVDRVIVLRLGVIFLSLFFLSVLIIAEKASTYNFLLGAILGIGYGFYWLAFNVLTFEITEPESRDFFNGFLGVLQSFAGMIGPLMAGTIIANMEANIGYTTIFTISFGLFIGAVACSFILKRRQAEGRFHFKRVLQEKGHNKNWNKILMAHVAQGLREGIFLFVIAIWVFITTKSEFALGMFNLFLSGLSLVFYFIVTKWIKPSLRKKAILAGGLILYFSIYIILFSISYTQLIIYAAVIGIAYPIITVPYVSLTYDVIGKAWKAKEFRVEYIVVRELFVNIGRVTSILAFLVSITIFPAEKIIPFLLAIFGLGHLIIYFFVKDIYLGSSQNKEAIIREQQITDEKNR, translated from the coding sequence ATGCATAAAAGCTTACAATTCTTGGCGGGAAAAGTGGATATAAATCGGGATTTAATTTTTTTGCTGATTATAGGAGGGCTCTATTCATTAGGGATTTTCCTGTCCAATACTTTCGTCAATATATACTTATGGAAGCAATCCGGGGATTACGTTACAATTGCAATGTATAATTTAGGAGTATATTTATTTCAGCCGGCAACATTTATTTTGGCCGGAAAAATTGCTAAGAAAGTTGATCGTGTTATTGTTCTTCGACTAGGGGTAATATTTTTATCTCTATTTTTTTTGAGTGTACTTATTATAGCTGAAAAGGCATCAACATATAATTTCCTGTTGGGTGCCATACTGGGAATTGGGTATGGCTTCTATTGGCTTGCATTTAATGTGTTAACATTTGAAATTACGGAACCTGAATCACGTGACTTTTTTAATGGATTTCTCGGGGTTTTGCAATCATTTGCTGGGATGATCGGGCCGCTGATGGCGGGTACGATAATTGCAAACATGGAAGCAAATATTGGTTATACTACAATTTTCACCATATCATTTGGATTATTTATTGGTGCGGTTGCCTGCAGCTTTATCCTGAAACGACGTCAAGCCGAGGGAAGATTTCATTTTAAACGTGTTCTGCAGGAAAAAGGGCATAATAAAAATTGGAATAAAATACTAATGGCACATGTTGCCCAGGGTTTACGAGAGGGGATTTTCCTGTTTGTCATAGCCATTTGGGTTTTTATCACCACTAAGAGTGAATTTGCATTAGGGATGTTCAATTTATTCTTATCGGGGTTATCTTTAGTTTTCTATTTCATTGTAACGAAGTGGATTAAACCATCCTTGAGAAAAAAAGCAATACTGGCAGGTGGATTAATTTTATATTTTTCTATCTACATCATCTTGTTCAGTATAAGTTATACACAACTTATTATTTATGCAGCAGTAATAGGTATTGCCTATCCAATTATAACCGTACCGTATGTTTCTTTGACGTATGATGTTATCGGTAAAGCATGGAAAGCAAAGGAATTCCGTGTAGAATATATAGTAGTCAGGGAACTATTCGTCAATATTGGAAGAGTAACCTCCATATTAGCTTTCCTGGTTTCCATCACGATTTTCCCTGCTGAAAAGATCATTCCATTTTTACTTGCAATTTTTGGTTTGGGACATCTGATCATTTATTTCTTTGTAAAAGATATTTATTTAGGCAGTTCGCAAAATAAAGAAGCAATAATAAGAGAACAGCAAATAACAGATGAAAAAAATCGGTAA
- a CDS encoding 5-formyltetrahydrofolate cyclo-ligase has translation MTTLEKTELRKDTIKKLKNIPDAERKQIEDGLKYHLVESDLWKQSDIIGITISNGFEWNTKPIIETAWQEGKTVCVPKCLPKQRKMEFYQINTYDQLEVVYYQLLEPIPEETVKMEKNMIDLLVVPGLLFDKNGYRIGFGGGYYDRFLEDYRNKTVSIASASQIVEELPAESYDLPIERIITENGILR, from the coding sequence GTGACTACACTGGAAAAAACAGAACTGCGAAAAGATACTATAAAAAAATTAAAAAATATACCTGATGCAGAAAGAAAACAGATTGAGGATGGACTGAAATATCATTTGGTTGAATCTGATCTATGGAAGCAATCCGATATCATTGGTATAACGATTTCCAACGGTTTTGAGTGGAATACGAAGCCGATTATCGAAACCGCCTGGCAGGAAGGGAAAACCGTTTGTGTACCAAAATGTCTTCCGAAACAACGAAAAATGGAGTTTTATCAGATAAATACATATGACCAATTGGAAGTAGTTTATTATCAATTACTGGAACCGATACCGGAGGAAACTGTCAAAATGGAGAAGAATATGATTGATTTACTGGTTGTACCCGGACTGTTATTTGATAAAAACGGTTACCGAATTGGATTTGGCGGGGGCTATTATGATCGGTTTCTTGAAGATTACCGTAATAAAACGGTATCGATAGCATCAGCTTCCCAAATCGTTGAGGAACTACCGGCTGAGTCATATGACCTGCCAATCGAAAGAATAATTACTGAAAATGGAATTTTGCGATAG
- the rpmG gene encoding 50S ribosomal protein L33 — MRVNITLACTETGDRNYISTKNKRTNPERIELMKYCPRLKKHTLHRETK, encoded by the coding sequence ATGCGCGTAAACATTACTTTAGCTTGTACTGAAACAGGCGACCGTAACTACATTTCTACTAAAAATAAGCGTACTAATCCAGAGCGTATAGAGCTTATGAAATATTGTCCACGTTTAAAAAAACACACATTGCATCGTGAAACAAAATAA
- a CDS encoding PstS family phosphate ABC transporter substrate-binding protein, protein MKSKFLLTLAMSLLLFFLAACGNGDGSESTSGSGSDGGEGNGEGEETSTEVTEVMVDGSSTVFPIMEAVAEEYQKENPDARVNIGTSGSGGGFEKFAAGETHISNASRPIKAEEKQALEEAGIEYTEFEVALDGLSIVVNKENDWVDQLTVDELKKMWSEGGGVTTWADVREGWPEEEIKFFSPGADSGTFDYFSEVVFGEDAEIRKDASLSEDDNVLVQGVMGSKNAISYFGYAYYLENKDNLKVVPIVNSDGEPVKPTQETIQSGDYNPFSRPLFIYVKNEAMQNESVNNFTKYALENAGEMAEAVGYVAKSDSAYEEALKKIDELAGK, encoded by the coding sequence ATGAAGTCAAAGTTTTTATTAACACTTGCAATGTCACTGCTCTTATTTTTCCTGGCAGCTTGTGGCAATGGAGATGGAAGCGAAAGCACATCTGGATCAGGATCTGACGGTGGTGAAGGAAATGGAGAAGGTGAAGAAACTTCAACAGAAGTAACAGAAGTTATGGTTGATGGATCATCTACAGTATTCCCGATTATGGAAGCTGTTGCCGAGGAATATCAAAAAGAAAATCCGGATGCCCGGGTTAATATTGGTACATCTGGAAGCGGCGGCGGTTTTGAAAAATTTGCTGCAGGTGAAACACACATCTCAAACGCTTCTCGTCCGATAAAAGCGGAAGAAAAACAAGCACTTGAAGAAGCTGGTATTGAGTATACAGAATTTGAAGTAGCGCTTGATGGCCTATCTATTGTTGTTAATAAAGAAAATGACTGGGTTGACCAGTTAACAGTTGACGAACTCAAAAAAATGTGGTCTGAGGGTGGCGGCGTAACTACCTGGGCTGATGTACGCGAAGGATGGCCAGAGGAAGAAATTAAGTTCTTCAGTCCTGGGGCAGATTCCGGTACATTCGATTATTTCAGCGAAGTTGTATTTGGTGAAGATGCGGAAATACGTAAGGATGCGTCTTTATCAGAGGACGACAATGTTCTGGTTCAGGGTGTAATGGGTTCTAAAAATGCCATCAGTTACTTTGGATATGCGTATTATCTTGAAAATAAGGACAATTTAAAAGTAGTTCCGATTGTAAACAGTGATGGAGAACCGGTAAAACCCACCCAGGAAACGATCCAATCCGGCGACTATAATCCGTTTTCAAGACCATTATTCATCTATGTGAAAAATGAAGCAATGCAAAATGAGTCTGTAAATAACTTCACAAAGTATGCACTTGAAAATGCCGGAGAAATGGCAGAAGCAGTTGGATATGTCGCTAAATCGGACAGTGCATATGAAGAGGCATTGAAAAAAATAGATGAACTGGCAGGTAAGTAA
- the phoU gene encoding phosphate signaling complex protein PhoU encodes MVAREQFETDLEEIKEVIVELAKNTERALLQAIDALFNQDIALANNIIDMDTNIDKQELDINNQTILLIAKQQPVATDLRRLIVALRIATDLERMGDNAKNIAKSTIHLGEDHRLTIHPAIKEMRDLAVEMVHTAIKAFKYEDISIAGKLSEMDDEMDKLYEEIVKEMLMETATNPEKVQYVMQMAFSARYIERFADHITNIGESILFLVKGESYKLN; translated from the coding sequence TTGGTTGCAAGAGAGCAATTTGAAACCGACCTGGAAGAAATTAAAGAGGTGATAGTTGAGCTTGCGAAGAATACAGAACGGGCACTTCTTCAAGCAATCGATGCATTATTTAATCAGGATATAGCCTTAGCTAACAATATTATTGATATGGATACGAATATTGACAAACAAGAACTTGATATTAACAATCAAACGATTTTATTAATTGCGAAACAGCAGCCGGTAGCAACCGATTTACGCCGATTAATTGTTGCACTGCGAATCGCAACTGACCTGGAGCGGATGGGAGATAACGCTAAAAATATCGCTAAATCAACTATCCATCTCGGGGAGGATCATCGTTTAACAATTCATCCAGCAATCAAAGAAATGCGTGATTTGGCTGTTGAAATGGTTCATACAGCAATAAAAGCATTCAAGTATGAGGATATTTCCATTGCCGGTAAACTATCTGAGATGGATGATGAAATGGATAAACTGTATGAAGAAATTGTTAAAGAGATGTTAATGGAAACTGCTACTAATCCGGAAAAAGTTCAATATGTCATGCAAATGGCTTTCAGCGCAAGATATATTGAACGTTTCGCTGATCATATTACTAATATAGGTGAAAGTATATTATTTCTGGTAAAAGGTGAATCATATAAGCTTAATTAG
- a CDS encoding ThiF family adenylyltransferase, with translation MDSTRYSRQKLFAPIQESGQEKLANSSVLVVGAGALGTVICNHLVRAGIGRVRLVDRDYVELSNLQRQMLFDEDDVKRAMPKAVAAKNKLEEMNSSVTIEAIVGNVTNEKIDGYVKDVDVVLDGTDNFSTRFLLNDACFKYNIPFSYGGVVSSRGMTAFFIPDETPCLRCITNEGAENGQTCDTVGVISPAVDMVSSYQVTETLKYLTGNKDALRKTLKTFDVWYNNQYDMKLSNAKPECPTCQLKEYPSLQKSAQDEETVLCGRDTVQIHQKSEMDLIQWETRLGKIADVKRTPFLLKANLDEQLNFVIFKDGRVLVQGTEDRVQARAWYDRYIGS, from the coding sequence ATGGACTCCACACGTTATTCAAGGCAAAAATTGTTTGCTCCAATACAAGAGTCCGGTCAGGAGAAGTTGGCAAACAGTTCTGTGCTGGTCGTTGGTGCGGGGGCACTAGGAACAGTTATCTGTAATCACCTGGTCAGAGCCGGCATTGGCAGGGTTCGCCTGGTCGATCGGGATTATGTGGAACTCAGTAACTTACAACGGCAAATGTTGTTTGATGAGGATGACGTCAAACGGGCTATGCCAAAAGCTGTTGCAGCCAAGAACAAGCTGGAGGAGATGAACAGTTCTGTCACTATTGAAGCAATCGTCGGCAATGTAACGAATGAGAAAATAGATGGATATGTTAAAGATGTGGATGTAGTGCTTGATGGGACAGATAATTTTTCAACCCGATTCCTTTTGAATGATGCCTGTTTTAAATATAATATTCCATTCTCGTACGGAGGAGTAGTCAGTTCAAGAGGGATGACTGCTTTCTTTATCCCGGATGAGACTCCTTGTTTGCGGTGTATTACGAATGAAGGGGCAGAAAATGGACAAACATGTGACACAGTTGGAGTTATTTCACCTGCAGTAGATATGGTTTCTTCCTATCAGGTAACGGAAACACTGAAGTATTTAACCGGTAACAAAGATGCTTTGCGAAAGACATTAAAGACATTTGATGTATGGTATAACAATCAGTATGACATGAAATTATCAAACGCTAAACCTGAATGTCCCACATGTCAGCTTAAGGAATATCCATCACTGCAAAAATCGGCGCAGGACGAAGAAACCGTATTATGCGGTCGTGATACGGTTCAAATTCATCAGAAGTCAGAAATGGACCTTATCCAATGGGAAACCAGGCTGGGAAAGATTGCTGATGTTAAACGAACACCATTTTTGTTAAAGGCAAATTTAGATGAGCAGCTTAATTTTGTCATTTTCAAAGATGGCCGTGTGCTAGTTCAAGGTACGGAAGACCGTGTTCAGGCACGGGCATGGTATGATCGTTATATTGGATCATGA
- the pstA gene encoding phosphate ABC transporter permease PstA, which produces MNLVDKQEIQNGMKKRLFTNQLIRQLFFLATAFGIVVLATLLYRIFTEGIAFLDWQFLTNFASRFPEEAGIKAAIVGSIWLMAVTAPVSLILGVGTAIYLEEYAKQNKFTRFIQINISNLAGVPSIVFGLLGLTVFVRLMEMGRSIMAGGLTMSLLILPIIVVSSQEAIRAIPKEQYEASFAMGATKWQTVRRVVLPAAIPGILTGSILALSRAIGETAPLLMIGAMSFLAYLPENVWSAFTVLPIQIYNWTGRPQEEFHLVASAGIIVLLLIMLLMNSIAVLIRNKFSKRF; this is translated from the coding sequence ATGAATCTGGTTGACAAACAGGAAATTCAAAATGGAATGAAAAAGCGGTTATTCACGAATCAATTAATCAGACAACTGTTCTTCTTGGCTACTGCTTTTGGAATAGTAGTGCTGGCAACGTTATTGTATCGGATTTTTACAGAAGGAATCGCATTTTTGGACTGGCAGTTTTTAACTAATTTCGCATCAAGGTTCCCCGAAGAAGCTGGAATTAAAGCTGCTATTGTTGGTTCTATCTGGTTGATGGCTGTTACTGCTCCTGTATCACTTATCTTGGGTGTTGGAACAGCAATCTATTTGGAGGAGTATGCAAAACAGAATAAATTCACCCGATTTATCCAGATAAATATTTCGAATCTTGCAGGAGTACCTTCCATAGTTTTTGGTTTGCTTGGTCTTACTGTTTTTGTTCGTTTAATGGAAATGGGGAGAAGTATAATGGCGGGTGGATTGACGATGAGTTTGCTGATTTTGCCTATCATAGTTGTATCTTCGCAGGAAGCTATTCGCGCGATCCCAAAAGAACAGTATGAAGCCTCTTTTGCAATGGGGGCAACAAAATGGCAAACTGTTCGGCGTGTTGTATTGCCCGCAGCAATTCCTGGTATCCTGACCGGAAGTATTCTTGCATTGTCACGGGCAATTGGTGAGACTGCACCATTATTAATGATTGGTGCAATGTCATTTCTTGCGTATTTACCGGAAAATGTCTGGTCCGCATTTACTGTTCTACCAATTCAAATATATAACTGGACCGGCAGACCGCAAGAGGAGTTTCATCTAGTAGCATCCGCTGGAATAATTGTATTGTTGTTGATTATGCTGCTTATGAATTCCATTGCTGTTCTCATACGAAATAAGTTTTCCAAGCGATTTTAA